A single Micromonospora luteifusca DNA region contains:
- a CDS encoding methyltransferase domain-containing protein: protein MTIPPDADYDTALTLAGDAARILYEAGAQRVWLAGSLAHAQHWDARSDIDFGTIGLPRIQFSAAVARLRRQLGRHVDVIPLEDAPSFIRTQILLEMLPVGADGGVEPRNGPAPPYPVATLTGPAYPKGLHQQRHAVASDVLNRRGVRKALDVGCAQGEFELAALRRWPQKATEFHGIDPDTDAVRSGLEQLDRELDDRLRPRARLDVAEVADLPHLWADHDAVVAIEVIEHLDEPTLELFARLVFRELSPPTVVLTTPNAEYNVLFPEDHSSGRARVRHPGHHFEWTRSEMRRWIAAHAAPAGYRAALRGIGEAHPTYGPPTQMWVLSHDR, encoded by the coding sequence GTGACGATACCGCCCGACGCCGACTACGACACCGCCTTGACCCTGGCGGGCGACGCGGCACGCATCCTCTACGAGGCGGGGGCGCAACGCGTATGGCTCGCCGGGTCGCTTGCCCACGCTCAGCACTGGGACGCGCGGTCCGACATCGACTTCGGCACGATCGGGTTGCCACGCATCCAGTTCTCCGCCGCGGTGGCCCGACTACGGCGTCAGCTGGGTCGTCACGTCGACGTGATCCCGCTCGAGGACGCCCCCAGCTTCATCCGCACCCAGATCCTGCTCGAAATGCTGCCGGTGGGTGCCGACGGCGGGGTGGAGCCTCGCAACGGGCCTGCGCCTCCCTACCCCGTCGCCACGTTGACCGGCCCTGCTTATCCGAAGGGTCTGCACCAGCAACGCCACGCCGTCGCGTCCGACGTGCTGAACCGGCGCGGGGTGCGCAAGGCCCTCGACGTCGGCTGCGCCCAGGGTGAATTCGAGCTCGCGGCGCTGAGACGGTGGCCGCAGAAGGCCACCGAGTTCCACGGCATCGACCCGGACACCGACGCCGTACGCTCCGGACTCGAACAACTCGACCGCGAGTTGGACGATCGACTCCGCCCCCGGGCCCGGCTGGACGTCGCCGAGGTCGCCGACCTGCCGCACCTGTGGGCCGACCACGACGCGGTGGTGGCCATCGAAGTCATCGAACACCTCGACGAGCCCACCCTGGAGCTGTTCGCGCGCCTGGTGTTTCGCGAACTGTCCCCGCCGACGGTCGTGCTGACGACCCCCAACGCCGAGTACAACGTCCTGTTCCCCGAGGACCACTCCTCGGGTCGGGCCCGCGTCCGCCACCCCGGGCACCACTTCGAATGGACGCGGTCGGAGATGCGGCGCTGGATCGCGGCGCACGCCGCCCCCGCCGGATATCGTGCGGCCCTGCGCGGTATCGGGGAGGCCCACCCGACGTACGGTCCGCCGACGCAGATGTGGGTGCTCTCGCATGACCGCTGA
- a CDS encoding neuraminidase-like domain-containing protein, whose product MSLYGKNLRLGARGDDVVELHQLLDSAGHPAPPDEVRGHIFERGTREVVTEFQRRRDIEASGVVDDRTVAALEGRDPPPARSRRVVRGQVMYRRGLAISDVHLTALHRGLRDDVPLGSAVTDERGEFVIEYDPADIGRDRVDLQVRAFASEEEARSGTAESSLAQSRIFYAAQPIEKVRIRVNGGPETRWTEYQQAVTELDGHLDGLSIADLDEKEGIHDLSLLAGKTNQPMRRLADLVVAHRLSETTGVAAEALYGLVRRGMATDLASLASQSDDRLQAAMQSASDRGLVPARTVEDVASVASDIRAAAIKVLVESPDAMGGLLHSLDGRTARTAYVEKLVQHDAVWTDPGGDGELPQLWETVAADPLLTEQVPRLQLNMQLAALTGEHAPLVDTLARRLDGVKALSAYSVDDFESLISELPDNDRVPPEIDAAVVAALPHGTPAEEIEKAKIRTYATTLRAVVAETMPTEVLANTLLADDAVTDDARTFWRNVLRDDTTFDLRTGIDPAQLDERLFDDVADRAALVNEVATVKRLFNVTKDSAHMKVLRDAGLDSATAIARLGASTFIGRYGEALGGPKQALDYVTRAVNISATSAALYSAFAPELNDTPMYVLPAYDYEGRANLETLFGSAGYCECGDCNSILSPAAYLAELLGWLADRHLPDGGTALDVLYRRRPDIGEIELSCANTNTTLPHLDLTLELLENLVAPIADFTLDATEAAELDARTISAALRDAFTAAGVPLAEDHACYVVTPDDHWFLTDHRVLWVLRRTSPTELTARFGSYQTAGAAVELAAEPEHRNAKAYDALRTAVYPVSAPLDLWTEEVRTYVGHLLDDPDAPTTYRRDLMVALASPAGDSYTDVDIACESLGVTVGQRTPITGRSATPWSDFGLAENGNPIAVYDAVAQAMATANLTWTQALRWVAQVLHRFDVDYPDLLGLLSSEFVDPDDTIRIQSADPKDPATCDVAKLVMVNFDAAAADRLRRFVRLRRALGWTSRECDDLITALRPELADVNDRIDDQLLIALSCAARLHQRLGVTPAELPALWATLRADRPDELYFKLFGNPEVMRPSDPAFAVAEDGAGAMEIALLARDPAQAVIAAHASAIMSALNLTAGELDTLTRKLTDGRLTLANLSALYRFSRLARALTMPVDELLALRGCAADVFPSGVAGPAATERFVDLVTDVRESGLTVPEVDYLLFHQATTPGQAMGLSEEEIAVRLGETRDALRDVAAGTELAGQVPAEALRRWMAQLRWPTTLVDDVLAVLDDTATFDVPLPAPPNDLVVPAALRSRVTATGGRLLVRGVLTTAQRDALLSAHADAAYQVAVHTAYDAPRRALSRTLKTWQWPPLRADLPALPADLVLAPQLRTRIHYDGPAGEIVSDGPLTTDEQARLAGLSVDPAWHTALDALAAAATAYAPATERRLFDVAAVNALLDTTGDDRIAAVAAGVATHLRAELSHRVIVSGCAEQLGVPIALVDDLLTHRLVSADDPARPALADFLAPSFATSHQDVPLTAASFEAQFRTYVRLAKLARLVTRLGWTTTELSWLADYGATVAPRPIPWQPAAQAPWWQPATLPVTPTPRDPVPLAALLRVLRLSRCAATLGRPVVSALLASARRPGVTLDDLTATIATAASRDNLRISAADLSALAKTTGLTVADFADETGPAAQLRVIGLVRRTGASAAQLAQFAAVECDERAARSAREVVKARYDDARWREVAAPLRDVMRRAQRDALLDYVLADPASAWPTLRTESELYRHLLQDSRTEPIVATSRIKQAISSVQLFVQSATMNLVAGIEVDDAVDPGWRDWAWMKNYRVWEANRKVFCFPENWMEPTLRDDKTPLFGELESALMRDDVTAELVDDAFTVYLERLDELARLEILGLYEVDATPGNPVTLYAVGRTRGLTPRYFWRTRIDNAEWTPWKAIDADISERQVLPVVWNGRLYVFWPIFADITPQQEPGDKPTLPAGRRYDISLAYTYFHRKKWQPKQVTEVSVQTQLVPVNDHPDTVKQKLVLRAVVGSPDLWIWPEWDNPAVNVSTVKPGYTPANPGDNSVYASVSGFHFTGRSRQVETYGQTIAGIFEPTGTVPVGMLFAQNGNNRLNLPATLDWRTEAMALGRSPSPFTLAYAHQDQFVSGARTFVYQDGLRCFVVDPSTGTDWHWDYLAKDKINPAVVGKLKAKYYLDVTPYLPEFVVHPDPVVDVAALHGTTDPLQLAKLTSTTDVAIRPRQALARRSLFQVGDQRQFVSKADKSMLKVSDYVSRDRIVAGLGAVLVSKQVRRYLFSTAFHPYVGDFQTDLAAGGVERLVTRAGQSRSAATFAATYKPERLISEPYPVEDVDFAPTGFFQQYNWELFFHAPVLIATRLSANRRFEEAQRWFHLVFDPTDTSKQQVPARFWRTKPLFDASVAGVVPQRLSDIINALAAGTADAGLLRQVATWRANPFNPYAIGRMRVVAFQKMVVMAYLDNLIAWGDQLFRQDTIESINYAANLYTLAGDILGERPKAIGQRVRPQIRTAVSLDPQLERLSNTMVAIEQRIGSTAPDTVVVDPDAPPLSWPSVTYFGVPRNDKLFGYWDTVADRQFKIRNSMTIEGVVRQLPLFEPPIDPALLVRARAAGLDIASVLSEVTAAPPTYRFHTLVTQALALADDVRNLGAALLAAMEKRDAEALAMLRATHETELADAIEEIREKQEAEARRQVEVLRAQRSTLVSRYQHYQRLLGVTTVTVPPEDAPIAPVAASASANIPSSEGVKLLSHDKAELGSLEESRDSQTAGAVAQGSGSILSVLPTFSFSAKPWGIGVGSSWGGSNLAAAANAIGAVFNANAASSGFDASKSSRLAQAVVREHDWVLQHNQAASEIMSTDRQRLAAELRLDAATKELTNHRIAMGQAHQVQEYLAGKYTNTELYDWMSAQLSALYFQSYQVAYDTAKGAERAMQRELGTGATQYVQFGYWDSTRKGLLAGERLHAAVTRMQADYLQRNHRTYELTKHVSLANVNPAALIELRETGTCTVTLPEALFDLDRPGDYCRRIKMVSLSLPCATGPYTGVNCAVTLLSSRVRTAATPVEPYRSSGVDDPRFTYVSPVESVVTSSGRDDSGMFQPDLRDERFLPFEGAGVVGTWRLELPAEYRQFDYHTISDAVLTIRYTALDGGPQLRDAAQADLRDALQSMEVSDGRSGLYRLLSGRHDYSDEWYRMYYPAGDAPTPSTFRATVGAQRFPVTYAASALAVERLAVVVRGLDYDTADDFTITVTRPDGRSDQQPVRIVDTDLGGLPVAVFEFDGGGVKIDDTTPWTIEFTALPGALGQQVQVGAQQVTRLKPDALDDVGLLFEYRF is encoded by the coding sequence ATGTCGCTGTACGGCAAGAACCTTCGCCTCGGTGCCCGTGGTGACGACGTCGTCGAACTGCACCAGTTGCTCGACAGCGCGGGCCATCCCGCACCGCCCGACGAGGTTCGCGGCCACATATTCGAACGCGGCACGCGGGAAGTCGTCACGGAGTTCCAGCGCCGCCGCGACATCGAGGCCAGCGGTGTCGTCGACGATCGCACCGTGGCGGCCCTCGAGGGCCGCGACCCACCACCGGCGCGTTCGCGCCGCGTGGTTCGCGGTCAGGTGATGTATCGGCGCGGGTTGGCCATCTCCGACGTCCACCTCACGGCCCTGCACCGCGGCCTGCGCGACGACGTGCCACTCGGCTCGGCGGTCACCGACGAGCGCGGCGAGTTCGTCATCGAATACGACCCCGCCGACATCGGCCGCGACCGGGTCGACCTGCAGGTACGCGCGTTCGCAAGTGAGGAGGAGGCCCGCAGCGGCACCGCCGAGTCGTCGCTTGCACAGTCGCGCATCTTCTACGCGGCGCAACCGATCGAGAAGGTTCGTATCCGGGTAAACGGCGGACCGGAGACTCGCTGGACCGAATACCAGCAAGCCGTCACCGAGCTCGACGGTCACCTCGACGGGCTCAGCATCGCCGACCTCGACGAAAAGGAAGGGATTCACGACCTGTCGCTGCTGGCCGGTAAGACCAACCAGCCGATGCGGCGGCTCGCCGATCTGGTCGTGGCCCACCGGCTCTCGGAGACGACGGGCGTCGCGGCCGAGGCGTTGTACGGACTGGTCCGGCGGGGCATGGCCACCGACCTCGCGTCGCTGGCCAGCCAGAGCGACGACCGGTTGCAGGCCGCCATGCAATCAGCCTCCGATCGCGGGCTGGTACCAGCCCGCACCGTCGAGGACGTGGCGTCCGTGGCATCCGACATCCGCGCCGCCGCGATCAAGGTGCTCGTCGAGAGCCCGGACGCGATGGGCGGGTTGCTGCATTCGCTCGACGGCCGCACCGCACGAACGGCCTACGTGGAGAAACTCGTTCAACACGACGCGGTGTGGACGGATCCGGGCGGGGACGGCGAGCTCCCGCAGCTGTGGGAGACGGTGGCCGCGGATCCGCTGCTCACCGAGCAGGTGCCCCGGCTGCAACTCAACATGCAGCTCGCCGCGCTCACCGGCGAACACGCCCCGCTCGTCGACACGCTGGCGCGCCGGCTCGACGGCGTCAAGGCGCTGTCGGCGTACTCGGTTGACGACTTCGAGTCCTTGATCAGCGAACTTCCCGACAACGACCGGGTGCCACCGGAGATCGACGCCGCGGTTGTCGCCGCGCTGCCCCACGGCACCCCGGCGGAGGAGATCGAAAAAGCCAAGATCAGGACGTACGCCACGACATTACGCGCCGTCGTGGCCGAGACCATGCCCACGGAAGTGCTGGCGAACACGCTGCTCGCCGACGACGCGGTGACGGACGACGCGAGGACCTTCTGGCGCAACGTGCTTCGCGACGACACGACGTTCGACCTGCGCACGGGCATCGACCCCGCCCAACTCGACGAGCGGCTGTTCGACGACGTCGCCGATCGTGCGGCACTCGTCAATGAGGTCGCCACGGTCAAGCGGCTGTTCAATGTCACCAAGGATTCCGCGCACATGAAGGTGCTGCGCGACGCGGGCCTGGATTCGGCAACGGCGATCGCGCGGTTGGGCGCCTCGACGTTCATCGGTCGGTACGGCGAGGCGCTCGGCGGCCCGAAGCAGGCGCTGGACTATGTCACGAGAGCGGTCAACATCTCGGCGACCAGTGCGGCGCTCTATTCGGCGTTCGCTCCCGAACTCAACGACACCCCGATGTACGTGCTCCCCGCGTACGACTACGAGGGCCGGGCCAATCTGGAGACGCTGTTCGGCTCGGCGGGCTACTGCGAGTGCGGGGACTGCAACTCGATCCTCAGCCCCGCCGCCTACCTGGCCGAACTGCTCGGCTGGCTGGCCGATCGGCACCTGCCCGACGGAGGCACGGCGCTCGACGTGCTCTACCGCCGCCGCCCGGACATCGGCGAGATCGAGTTGTCCTGCGCGAACACCAACACGACGCTGCCCCACCTCGACCTCACCCTGGAGCTGCTCGAAAACCTCGTCGCCCCCATCGCCGACTTCACCCTCGACGCCACCGAAGCCGCCGAGCTCGACGCGCGCACCATCTCGGCCGCCCTACGGGACGCGTTCACCGCCGCGGGCGTACCGCTCGCCGAGGACCATGCGTGCTACGTCGTCACGCCCGACGACCATTGGTTCCTCACCGACCATCGGGTGCTGTGGGTGCTGCGTCGTACCTCGCCGACGGAGCTCACCGCCCGGTTCGGCAGCTATCAGACCGCGGGTGCCGCGGTCGAACTCGCCGCCGAACCTGAGCACCGCAACGCCAAGGCCTACGACGCGCTGCGTACCGCCGTCTACCCCGTCTCGGCGCCGCTGGACCTGTGGACCGAGGAGGTGCGCACCTACGTCGGGCATCTGCTCGACGATCCCGACGCCCCCACCACCTACCGCCGTGACCTGATGGTCGCGTTGGCCTCCCCCGCCGGCGACTCGTACACCGATGTCGACATCGCGTGCGAGTCGCTGGGCGTCACCGTCGGGCAACGCACGCCAATAACCGGTCGGTCCGCGACTCCGTGGAGTGATTTCGGGCTCGCCGAGAACGGCAATCCCATCGCGGTGTACGACGCGGTCGCCCAGGCGATGGCGACCGCCAACCTCACGTGGACCCAGGCGCTGCGCTGGGTCGCACAGGTATTGCACCGGTTCGACGTCGACTACCCCGACCTGCTCGGCCTGCTGTCCAGCGAATTCGTCGATCCCGACGACACCATCCGCATCCAGTCCGCCGACCCGAAGGACCCGGCGACGTGCGACGTCGCCAAGCTCGTCATGGTCAACTTTGACGCGGCGGCCGCCGATCGGCTACGCAGGTTCGTACGGTTGCGTCGGGCGCTGGGTTGGACCAGCCGGGAGTGCGACGACCTCATCACCGCGCTGCGCCCGGAGCTCGCCGACGTCAACGACCGGATCGACGATCAGCTGCTGATCGCGCTGTCCTGCGCGGCCCGCCTGCACCAGCGGCTCGGCGTCACGCCCGCCGAACTGCCCGCGTTGTGGGCGACGCTGCGCGCGGACCGGCCCGACGAGCTCTACTTCAAGCTGTTCGGCAACCCCGAAGTGATGCGGCCCAGCGACCCGGCCTTCGCCGTGGCCGAGGACGGGGCCGGTGCCATGGAGATCGCGCTGCTCGCGCGCGATCCCGCGCAGGCCGTGATCGCCGCGCACGCGTCGGCCATCATGAGCGCACTCAATCTGACCGCCGGTGAACTCGACACGTTGACGCGCAAGCTGACCGACGGGCGCCTCACTCTCGCGAACCTGTCCGCGCTGTACCGCTTCAGTCGGCTGGCCCGCGCGCTGACCATGCCGGTCGACGAGCTGTTGGCGCTGCGGGGCTGTGCGGCCGACGTGTTCCCGTCGGGAGTGGCCGGCCCGGCCGCCACCGAACGGTTCGTCGACCTCGTCACCGACGTTCGCGAGAGCGGGCTCACCGTCCCCGAGGTGGACTATCTGCTCTTTCATCAGGCGACGACTCCCGGACAGGCGATGGGCCTCTCGGAGGAGGAGATCGCCGTGCGCCTGGGTGAGACACGCGACGCCCTGCGCGACGTCGCGGCTGGCACCGAGCTCGCCGGCCAGGTTCCGGCGGAGGCGCTACGGCGGTGGATGGCCCAACTGCGCTGGCCCACAACGCTCGTCGACGACGTGCTGGCCGTACTCGACGACACCGCGACGTTCGACGTGCCGTTGCCGGCCCCGCCGAACGACCTGGTTGTCCCGGCGGCGCTGCGGTCCCGCGTCACCGCCACCGGCGGCCGGCTTCTGGTGCGGGGAGTGTTGACCACCGCCCAACGTGACGCGCTGCTGAGCGCGCACGCCGACGCCGCCTACCAGGTGGCCGTACACACCGCCTACGACGCACCCCGCAGGGCCCTCTCGCGCACCCTGAAGACGTGGCAGTGGCCCCCGCTGAGGGCCGATCTGCCGGCGCTACCCGCTGACCTGGTGCTCGCCCCGCAGCTGCGCACCCGCATCCATTACGACGGTCCCGCCGGAGAGATCGTCAGCGACGGCCCGCTGACGACCGACGAACAGGCCCGGCTCGCCGGCCTGTCCGTCGATCCCGCGTGGCACACCGCGCTCGACGCGCTGGCCGCCGCCGCCACCGCCTACGCGCCTGCCACCGAGCGCCGCCTGTTCGACGTCGCGGCGGTGAACGCGCTGCTCGACACCACGGGCGACGATCGGATCGCCGCGGTCGCCGCCGGTGTCGCGACACACCTGCGCGCCGAGCTGAGCCACCGCGTGATCGTGTCCGGCTGCGCGGAGCAGTTGGGCGTACCGATCGCACTTGTCGACGACCTGCTCACGCACCGGCTCGTGTCGGCTGACGACCCGGCGCGACCGGCGCTCGCGGACTTCCTCGCGCCGTCGTTCGCCACCAGCCACCAGGACGTACCGCTGACCGCGGCGAGCTTCGAGGCGCAGTTCCGCACCTATGTGCGGCTGGCCAAGCTCGCACGCCTGGTGACCCGGCTGGGTTGGACCACGACCGAGCTCTCCTGGCTGGCCGACTACGGTGCCACCGTCGCGCCGCGACCGATTCCCTGGCAACCCGCGGCGCAGGCGCCGTGGTGGCAGCCCGCGACGCTGCCGGTGACCCCGACGCCGCGCGACCCGGTGCCGCTGGCCGCGTTGCTGCGGGTGCTGCGGCTCAGCCGTTGCGCGGCCACGCTCGGCCGGCCGGTTGTCTCCGCCCTGCTGGCGTCGGCACGGCGACCCGGCGTCACACTTGACGATCTCACCGCGACCATCGCGACCGCGGCCTCCCGTGACAACCTCCGGATCTCGGCTGCGGACCTGTCGGCGCTGGCCAAGACCACCGGCCTCACCGTCGCCGACTTCGCCGACGAAACGGGCCCTGCGGCGCAGTTGCGCGTCATCGGGCTCGTGCGCCGCACCGGGGCGTCGGCCGCGCAGCTGGCTCAGTTCGCCGCCGTCGAGTGCGACGAGCGGGCCGCCCGATCAGCGCGTGAAGTGGTGAAGGCACGCTACGACGACGCCCGCTGGCGCGAGGTGGCCGCGCCGCTACGCGACGTGATGCGCCGCGCCCAGCGGGACGCTCTGCTCGATTACGTGCTGGCCGACCCGGCGTCGGCGTGGCCGACTCTGCGCACCGAGTCGGAGCTCTACCGCCACCTTCTGCAGGACAGCCGCACCGAGCCGATCGTCGCGACGTCACGCATCAAACAGGCCATCTCGTCGGTTCAGCTGTTCGTGCAGAGCGCCACGATGAACCTGGTTGCCGGCATCGAGGTCGACGACGCCGTGGACCCGGGCTGGCGGGACTGGGCGTGGATGAAGAACTACCGCGTCTGGGAAGCCAACCGCAAGGTGTTCTGCTTCCCCGAAAACTGGATGGAACCGACGCTGCGCGACGACAAGACACCGCTGTTCGGCGAGCTGGAGTCGGCGTTGATGCGCGACGACGTCACCGCCGAGCTGGTCGACGACGCGTTCACCGTCTACCTCGAGCGACTCGACGAACTCGCCCGGCTGGAGATCCTCGGGCTCTACGAGGTCGACGCCACCCCCGGTAACCCCGTCACTCTCTACGCCGTGGGGCGTACCCGCGGGCTGACCCCCAGGTACTTCTGGCGCACCAGAATCGACAACGCCGAGTGGACACCATGGAAGGCCATCGACGCCGACATCAGTGAGCGTCAGGTGCTGCCAGTGGTGTGGAACGGCCGGCTGTACGTGTTCTGGCCGATCTTCGCCGACATCACACCGCAGCAGGAGCCCGGTGACAAACCCACGCTGCCGGCGGGCCGCCGTTACGACATCTCGTTGGCCTACACCTACTTCCACCGCAAGAAGTGGCAGCCCAAGCAGGTCACCGAGGTGTCGGTGCAGACGCAGCTCGTACCGGTCAACGACCACCCTGACACCGTCAAACAGAAGCTGGTCCTGCGGGCCGTCGTCGGGTCACCGGACCTGTGGATCTGGCCCGAGTGGGACAACCCCGCCGTCAACGTCTCCACCGTGAAGCCCGGTTACACGCCCGCGAACCCCGGGGACAACTCCGTGTACGCGTCGGTCTCGGGATTCCACTTCACCGGGCGCAGCCGTCAGGTGGAGACCTACGGGCAGACCATCGCGGGCATCTTCGAACCCACGGGCACCGTCCCGGTCGGGATGTTGTTCGCGCAGAACGGCAATAATCGACTCAACCTGCCCGCGACGCTCGACTGGCGCACCGAGGCCATGGCGCTCGGCAGGTCGCCCAGCCCCTTCACGTTGGCGTACGCGCATCAGGATCAGTTCGTCAGCGGCGCACGGACGTTCGTCTACCAGGACGGCCTGCGGTGCTTCGTCGTCGATCCTTCCACCGGCACCGACTGGCACTGGGACTACCTCGCCAAGGACAAGATCAACCCTGCCGTGGTGGGCAAGCTCAAGGCCAAGTACTACCTCGACGTCACCCCGTACCTGCCCGAGTTCGTGGTGCACCCCGACCCGGTCGTGGACGTGGCCGCCCTGCACGGCACCACCGATCCGCTTCAGCTGGCGAAGCTGACCTCCACCACCGATGTCGCGATTCGTCCCAGGCAAGCCCTGGCGCGGCGCAGCCTCTTCCAGGTCGGCGACCAACGTCAATTCGTGTCCAAGGCCGACAAGTCGATGCTGAAGGTCTCCGACTACGTCAGCCGCGACCGCATCGTCGCCGGACTGGGCGCCGTGCTGGTCTCCAAGCAGGTGCGCCGCTACCTCTTCAGCACCGCGTTCCACCCGTACGTCGGCGACTTCCAGACCGACCTCGCCGCCGGGGGCGTCGAGCGGCTGGTCACCCGGGCAGGGCAGTCGCGGTCCGCGGCCACATTCGCGGCCACGTACAAACCCGAACGCCTCATCAGCGAGCCGTATCCGGTCGAGGACGTCGATTTCGCTCCCACTGGCTTCTTTCAGCAGTACAACTGGGAGTTGTTCTTCCACGCGCCGGTGCTGATCGCCACGCGGCTGTCGGCGAACCGTCGCTTCGAGGAGGCGCAGCGCTGGTTCCACCTCGTGTTCGACCCCACTGACACGTCCAAACAACAAGTCCCGGCGCGCTTCTGGCGCACCAAGCCGTTGTTCGACGCGTCGGTGGCCGGCGTCGTACCCCAACGGTTGTCGGACATCATCAACGCGCTCGCGGCCGGTACCGCCGACGCCGGGTTGTTGCGCCAGGTCGCCACCTGGCGGGCCAACCCGTTCAATCCGTACGCGATCGGCCGGATGCGGGTGGTGGCGTTCCAGAAGATGGTCGTGATGGCCTACCTGGACAACCTCATCGCGTGGGGCGACCAGCTCTTCCGTCAGGACACCATCGAGTCGATCAACTACGCCGCCAACCTCTACACGCTGGCCGGTGACATCCTCGGTGAGCGGCCGAAGGCCATCGGGCAACGTGTTCGGCCCCAGATTCGTACCGCCGTCAGCCTCGACCCGCAGTTGGAACGGCTGTCGAACACGATGGTGGCGATCGAGCAGCGCATCGGTTCGACAGCGCCGGACACCGTCGTCGTCGACCCGGACGCACCGCCGTTGTCCTGGCCGAGCGTCACCTACTTCGGCGTCCCCCGCAACGACAAGCTGTTCGGCTACTGGGACACCGTCGCCGACCGGCAGTTCAAGATCCGCAACTCCATGACCATCGAAGGCGTGGTTCGCCAACTGCCGCTGTTCGAACCACCCATCGACCCCGCGCTGCTGGTGCGTGCACGGGCGGCGGGGCTCGACATCGCGTCGGTGCTCTCCGAGGTGACCGCCGCACCGCCCACCTACCGGTTCCACACCCTGGTGACCCAGGCGCTGGCGTTGGCCGACGACGTCCGCAATCTCGGTGCCGCGCTGCTGGCCGCGATGGAGAAGCGCGACGCCGAAGCGCTGGCGATGTTGCGCGCCACCCACGAGACCGAGCTGGCCGACGCAATCGAGGAAATCAGGGAGAAGCAGGAGGCTGAGGCCCGCCGGCAGGTGGAGGTGCTGCGTGCGCAACGCAGCACGCTTGTCAGCCGCTACCAGCACTACCAACGGCTGCTCGGGGTCACCACGGTGACCGTGCCACCGGAGGACGCGCCGATCGCACCGGTCGCCGCGTCGGCGAGCGCCAACATTCCCAGTTCCGAGGGCGTGAAGCTGCTCAGCCACGACAAGGCCGAACTCGGCAGCCTCGAGGAGAGCCGCGACAGCCAGACCGCGGGCGCGGTGGCACAGGGCTCCGGCAGCATCCTGTCGGTCCTTCCGACGTTCTCGTTCTCCGCCAAGCCGTGGGGCATCGGTGTCGGATCATCGTGGGGCGGAAGCAATCTGGCGGCCGCCGCGAACGCCATCGGCGCCGTGTTCAACGCGAACGCCGCGAGCTCAGGCTTCGACGCCAGCAAGTCCAGCCGACTGGCCCAGGCGGTGGTACGCGAGCACGACTGGGTGCTTCAGCACAATCAGGCGGCCTCGGAGATCATGTCGACGGACCGGCAGCGGCTGGCCGCGGAGCTCCGGTTGGACGCGGCCACCAAGGAACTGACCAATCACCGGATCGCCATGGGTCAGGCGCACCAGGTGCAGGAGTACCTCGCCGGCAAGTACACCAACACCGAGTTGTACGACTGGATGTCGGCGCAGCTCAGCGCGCTCTACTTCCAGAGCTATCAGGTGGCCTACGACACGGCCAAAGGCGCCGAGCGGGCGATGCAGCGCGAACTGGGCACCGGGGCAACGCAGTACGTGCAGTTCGGCTACTGGGACAGCACCCGCAAGGGGCTGCTGGCGGGCGAGCGTCTGCACGCCGCCGTCACCCGCATGCAGGCCGATTACCTGCAACGCAACCACCGGACGTACGAGCTGACCAAGCACGTCTCACTCGCCAACGTCAACCCCGCCGCACTCATCGAACTCCGTGAGACGGGAACCTGCACCGTCACGCTGCCCGAGGCGCTGTTCGACCTCGACCGGCCCGGTGACTATTGCCGTCGCATCAAGATGGTCAGCCTGAGCCTGCCCTGCGCGACCGGCCCCTACACTGGCGTCAACTGTGCGGTGACGTTGCTGTCGAGCAGGGTTCGCACGGCTGCGACACCGGTCGAGCCCTACCGGAGCAGCGGAGTCGACGATCCGCGCTTCACGTACGTCTCCCCCGTCGAGTCGGTGGTCACGAGCTCCGGCCGCGACGACTCCGGCATGTTCCAGCCGGACCTGCGCGACGAGCGTTTCCTTCCGTTCGAGGGTGCCGGTGTGGTGGGCACGTGGCGCCTGGAACTGCCCGCCGAGTACCGGCAGTTCGACTACCACACCATCTCCGATGCCGTGCTGACCATCCGGTACACAGCGCTTGACGGGGGTCCGCAGCTGCGCGACGCCGCTCAGGCCGACCTCAGGGACGCGCTGCAGTCCATGGAGGTCAGCGACGGCCGGAGCGGGTTGTACCGACTGTTGTCGGGCAGGCACGACTACTCCGACGAGTGGTACCGGATGTACTACCCGGCGGGCGACGCACCGACGCCGAGCACGTTCCGCGCGACGGTCGGGGCGCAGCGCTTCCCGGTCACGTACGCCGCGTCGGCGTTGGCGGTCGAGCGGCTGGCGGTGGTCGTGCGCGGCCTCGACTACGACACCGCCGACGACTTCACGATCACGGTCACCAGACCCGACGGCCGAAGCGACCAGCAGCCCGTCCGCATCGTCGACACCGACCTCGGCGGCCTCCCCGTCGCTGTCTTCGAATTCGACGGCGGGGGCGTGAAGATCGACGACACGACGCCGTGGACCATCGAGTTCACCGCCCTGCCAGGTGCTCTGGGGCAGCAGGTCCAGGTCGGTGCGCAGCAGGTGACGCGACTCAAGCCCGACGCCCTCGACGACGTCGGCCTGCTCTTCGAGTACCGGTTCTGA